From Bacteroidales bacterium, one genomic window encodes:
- a CDS encoding PUR family DNA/RNA-binding protein translates to MYQEDFDNAGAQERNGDDIYSKPVRAGKRTYFFDVKATKNNDYYLTITESKRKVDKDGHFSYDKHKIFLYKEDFEKFADGLDEVVKYIKEKCPVTERTYTDHDSYAEGGEHAAGSHNAADTEKIEKAEAAAAQNVETSAAKEPEAPKAEEKAKDFTSVDFDKL, encoded by the coding sequence ATGTACCAAGAGGATTTTGATAACGCGGGAGCACAGGAGCGCAACGGCGATGACATTTACTCAAAGCCTGTAAGAGCAGGGAAGAGAACTTACTTCTTTGATGTTAAGGCAACTAAGAACAATGATTACTATCTGACAATCACAGAGAGCAAGCGAAAGGTTGATAAAGACGGACACTTCTCTTATGATAAACATAAAATTTTCTTGTATAAGGAAGATTTTGAGAAGTTTGCGGATGGTCTTGACGAGGTTGTAAAATACATAAAAGAGAAATGCCCTGTAACTGAGAGAACTTATACAGATCACGACAGTTATGCAGAGGGCGGTGAGCATGCGGCAGGCAGCCACAATGCAGCAGACACAGAGAAAATTGAAAAAGCGGAAGCAGCTGCAGCTCAGAACGTTGAAACAAGCGCTGCAAAAGAGCCTGAGGCTCCTAAAGCAGAGGAAAAAGCCAAAGATTTTACAAGCGTAGATTTTGACAAGCTATAA
- a CDS encoding class I SAM-dependent rRNA methyltransferase, producing the protein MPKVILYPGKDNSLKRFHPWVFSGAIRNILGHPVDGCLVNVYSAKDEFLGTGHYQNGSIAVRILSFKQVTIDDAFWFGALEKAYDMRKRLGISAMQDNSNAANVATAANAANAANCSADITNCYRLVHGEGDFLPGLIIDIYNKMAVIQAHSAGMYLARKTVAEQLKKLFEKEGDELDAIYDKSSSTATAQGKIDPSAEHDEYLYKKAQPSPYVLEHGNKFVVDWVEGQKTGFFLDQRENRALVGKYSKGRKVLNLFCYTGGFSVYAMKNGALSVDSVDSSQPAVDMCQKNLELNGFENAGGCICADAMEFLRNTESGKYDLMIVDPPAFAKHRSSKENALRAYKNLNANAITRVSHGGLIFTFSCSQVVSKEDFALAVFTAAAIAKRRVRILYRLEQPADHPVNIYHPEGDYLKGLVLYVE; encoded by the coding sequence ATACCAAAAGTGATACTGTACCCCGGTAAAGACAATTCGCTCAAGAGGTTCCACCCGTGGGTATTTTCCGGAGCAATTAGAAATATTCTTGGACATCCGGTTGACGGATGCCTTGTGAATGTCTATTCCGCTAAGGATGAGTTTCTTGGAACTGGCCATTACCAGAACGGCTCAATTGCTGTGCGCATTTTAAGTTTTAAGCAGGTCACGATTGATGATGCTTTTTGGTTTGGGGCGCTGGAGAAAGCCTACGATATGCGTAAACGTCTAGGTATTAGTGCAATGCAAGATAATTCAAATGCTGCAAACGTTGCAACTGCCGCAAACGCTGCAAATGCTGCAAATTGTTCTGCTGACATTACAAATTGTTATCGTCTTGTTCACGGGGAGGGAGACTTTCTACCCGGCTTAATCATAGATATTTACAACAAAATGGCAGTTATCCAGGCGCACTCCGCCGGAATGTATCTGGCAAGAAAAACTGTCGCTGAGCAACTAAAGAAACTATTTGAAAAAGAGGGAGATGAGCTTGATGCGATTTATGATAAGAGCTCTTCTACCGCAACCGCACAGGGTAAAATTGATCCTTCTGCGGAGCATGATGAGTACTTGTACAAAAAAGCTCAGCCGTCCCCTTATGTGCTTGAGCACGGAAATAAATTTGTGGTTGATTGGGTAGAGGGGCAAAAGACCGGTTTCTTTCTGGACCAGAGGGAGAACCGCGCGCTGGTAGGGAAGTATTCCAAGGGGCGCAAAGTGCTCAATTTGTTCTGTTATACCGGAGGTTTCTCCGTGTATGCAATGAAGAACGGAGCGCTTTCCGTTGACTCTGTTGATAGCTCTCAGCCGGCAGTGGACATGTGTCAGAAGAATCTGGAACTCAATGGTTTTGAAAATGCAGGAGGTTGTATTTGTGCAGATGCAATGGAGTTTTTGCGCAATACTGAGTCGGGCAAATATGACCTGATGATAGTTGACCCGCCCGCGTTTGCAAAACACCGCAGCTCAAAAGAGAATGCATTGCGCGCATATAAAAATTTGAATGCCAACGCAATAACCCGCGTATCACACGGAGGACTAATCTTCACATTCAGCTGCTCGCAAGTAGTAAGCAAAGAGGATTTTGCGCTGGCGGTCTTTACTGCAGCAGCCATTGCAAAACGCAGGGTCAGAATCCTATACAGGCTTGAGCAGCCGGCAGACCATCCCGTCAACATTTACCATCCGGAAGGAGATTATCTAAAGGGACTTGTCCTTTACGTTGAATAA
- a CDS encoding 3'-5' exonuclease domain-containing protein 2, giving the protein MGFLHIIKTEQIEKLQAIEFSGSITVVESRNALYDDAISYLGAQQVIGFDTETKPCFIPHVPRNKMAILQLAGHDRAFIFRLQQLGVPKELADILSNQKILKIGAAVRDDIKGLQEYFKFQPLGFVDLQSIAENFGIEEKSVRKMAAIILGRKVSKSQQLSNWESSKLSDAQLRYAAIDAWVCREMYEALKLYKSEHPGAQGNNSGEKK; this is encoded by the coding sequence ATGGGATTTTTGCATATCATTAAGACAGAGCAGATTGAGAAACTGCAGGCCATTGAGTTCAGCGGCAGCATTACTGTTGTAGAGAGCAGGAATGCTCTGTATGATGATGCAATTTCATACTTGGGCGCGCAGCAGGTAATTGGCTTTGACACAGAGACTAAGCCTTGCTTTATTCCTCATGTGCCGCGTAATAAGATGGCAATTTTGCAGCTTGCAGGTCACGACAGGGCATTCATTTTTAGGCTTCAGCAACTTGGTGTTCCTAAGGAGCTTGCGGATATATTATCCAATCAAAAAATACTTAAGATTGGTGCCGCGGTAAGAGATGATATCAAGGGATTGCAGGAGTACTTTAAATTCCAGCCTTTGGGATTTGTTGATTTGCAGAGTATTGCTGAGAATTTTGGGATAGAGGAAAAGAGCGTTCGCAAAATGGCTGCCATAATTTTGGGGAGAAAAGTCTCCAAATCTCAGCAGCTTTCAAATTGGGAAAGCTCCAAACTTTCTGATGCTCAGCTCCGTTACGCAGCTATTGATGCGTGGGTCTGCAGAGAAATGTATGAGGCTTTAAAGCTCTATAAGTCAGAACATCCTGGTGCACAGGGTAATAATTCTGGTGAAAAAAAGTAG
- a CDS encoding AIR synthase-related protein, with amino-acid sequence MKAASKDRYMLRGVSSGKEDVHNAIKHIDKGLFPKAFCKLVPEAMPSKSRASAGKVASGKARTDDFCVLMHADGAGTKSSLAYAYWKETGDMSVWDGIAQDAIVMNTDDLLCVGITDNIYISSTIGRNKNLIPGEVISRLISGAEKFGKQMEKFGVHLIPTGGETADVGDLVRTVIVDSTVYAKIKRKDVIDNARIKAGDVIVALASDGKASYEKEYNGGMGSNGLTSARHDVFAKYLAKKYPETFDPQVPKALIYSGSKKLTEIEPETGLTYGKLVLSPTRTYAPIVKEVLDKYRGKVDGMIHCTGGAQTKVLHFIDNLRVVKDNLFPVPVLFRTIQHESGTEWREMYKVFNMGHRMEFYVPEAIAQGIIDIAGKYKVKAQVIGHVEKMSAAGGSKSAMKGKSLGAEVVIEGEHGTYSYR; translated from the coding sequence ATGAAGGCAGCAAGCAAAGACAGATATATGTTGCGCGGAGTATCTTCCGGCAAGGAGGATGTGCACAACGCTATCAAACACATTGATAAAGGATTGTTTCCCAAGGCGTTCTGCAAGCTTGTTCCTGAGGCTATGCCATCAAAAAGCAGAGCTTCTGCAGGCAAAGTTGCATCCGGCAAGGCGCGCACGGATGATTTCTGCGTGCTGATGCATGCGGACGGAGCGGGCACCAAGTCTTCATTGGCTTATGCTTACTGGAAGGAGACGGGAGATATGAGCGTGTGGGACGGAATTGCGCAGGATGCAATTGTCATGAATACGGATGACCTTCTGTGTGTGGGAATTACGGACAATATCTACATATCGTCAACTATCGGGAGAAATAAAAATCTGATACCGGGTGAGGTTATAAGCCGCTTAATATCAGGCGCTGAGAAGTTTGGCAAGCAGATGGAAAAGTTTGGCGTGCATTTAATCCCGACAGGCGGTGAAACGGCTGACGTTGGGGATTTGGTGCGTACGGTTATAGTGGACAGTACGGTTTATGCAAAAATAAAACGCAAGGATGTCATTGATAATGCGCGTATTAAAGCGGGCGATGTAATTGTTGCTCTGGCTTCTGACGGAAAGGCCAGCTATGAAAAGGAGTATAACGGAGGGATGGGAAGCAACGGATTAACCTCTGCGCGCCATGATGTTTTTGCAAAATATCTTGCTAAGAAATATCCTGAAACTTTTGACCCTCAAGTTCCAAAAGCTCTGATTTACAGTGGTTCTAAGAAGCTTACGGAGATTGAGCCGGAGACTGGGCTGACTTACGGAAAGCTGGTTCTTTCCCCAACCCGCACTTATGCGCCGATAGTAAAAGAGGTGCTGGATAAGTATCGCGGAAAAGTTGACGGGATGATTCACTGCACCGGCGGGGCACAAACTAAAGTGCTGCATTTTATTGATAATTTGAGAGTTGTAAAGGATAATCTTTTCCCTGTTCCCGTTTTGTTCAGAACAATTCAGCATGAAAGCGGAACTGAATGGAGGGAAATGTACAAAGTGTTCAACATGGGGCACCGCATGGAATTCTATGTGCCTGAGGCTATTGCGCAGGGCATCATTGATATTGCGGGCAAGTACAAGGTTAAAGCGCAGGTGATTGGTCACGTAGAAAAGATGAGCGCGGCCGGCGGAAGCAAGAGCGCTATGAAAGGTAAATCACTTGGAGCTGAAGTTGTTATAGAGGGAGAGCACGGAACTTACAGCTATAGATAA
- a CDS encoding glutamine synthetase III, translated as MSNARTRALAEFATHSAKRFYEDSRPVSEYFGMNVFDLPKMQLYLSTEAYTAVVNAINNGEKIEREIADQIAAGMKNWAVKMGATHYTHWFQPLTDATAEKHESFADPMAGGAGVFENFKGSTLIQQEPDASSFPNGGLRNTFEARGYTAWDPSSPAFIIGQTLCIPTVFVAYTGEALDQKTPHLKSIAAVDKAATAICKMFDKNVNKVRPQLGIEQEYFLVDEALYSARPDLVICGRTLVGHNAAKDQQLEDHYFGAIPSRVMAFMQDFETEAYKLGVHLKTRHNEVAPNQFEFAPIYGEANISSDQNLMMMIIMKNIAVKHRLKVIFHEKPFDGVNGSGKHCNWSMITDTGVNLLKPGRTPRTNLQFLCFFSAVMRGVYEHSYLLMSTVASLNNMYRLGGSEAPPAVMSIFIGETLTKLVESIENLTDKNLTSVTDKEVKVRSKLHIVNQIPEILPDNTDRNRTSPFAFTGNRFEFRAVGSSANVASSIFVLNTIVAEQFVRFKALVDKNMESGLSMDKAMMKVIRQFLLESKKIRFEGNGYSDEWRKEAAKRGLKDVKNVPQAFKEFIDKKNVKLFEDMDIMTGREAMARYEVLNEIYVKKLQIEARVLGDLATNHVIPTAITFQNSLIANVKGLKDLYPKDYATMCAMQLRLISKISGYINNLHEDVHQLIEARKVANKIEDIPQKAKAYYDTVLPYMASIRRYADKLEMVIDDELWPLPKYRELQSFR; from the coding sequence ATGAGCAACGCACGTACTAGAGCATTGGCTGAGTTTGCAACTCACAGTGCTAAAAGGTTTTATGAGGACAGCAGACCTGTGTCCGAGTATTTTGGGATGAATGTTTTTGACCTTCCCAAGATGCAATTGTACTTATCTACAGAGGCTTACACAGCCGTTGTGAATGCCATTAACAATGGGGAGAAGATTGAGCGGGAGATTGCGGACCAGATTGCGGCCGGTATGAAGAACTGGGCTGTGAAGATGGGCGCAACCCACTATACCCATTGGTTTCAACCACTTACAGATGCTACGGCCGAGAAGCATGAGTCTTTTGCAGATCCCATGGCCGGCGGAGCTGGTGTGTTTGAGAACTTTAAGGGCAGCACTCTAATTCAGCAGGAGCCGGATGCGTCCAGCTTTCCTAATGGCGGCCTTAGAAATACCTTTGAGGCAAGGGGTTACACGGCCTGGGACCCAAGTTCGCCTGCGTTTATCATAGGCCAAACTCTTTGTATCCCGACAGTTTTTGTCGCTTATACAGGTGAGGCGCTGGATCAGAAAACTCCTCATTTAAAGTCAATTGCAGCTGTGGATAAAGCGGCAACGGCTATTTGCAAAATGTTTGATAAAAATGTAAACAAGGTAAGACCGCAGCTTGGAATTGAGCAAGAGTATTTCCTTGTAGATGAGGCACTTTACAGCGCGCGTCCGGACCTTGTAATTTGCGGAAGAACGCTTGTAGGGCACAATGCAGCAAAAGACCAGCAGCTGGAGGACCACTACTTTGGAGCAATTCCAAGCAGGGTGATGGCGTTCATGCAAGACTTTGAAACTGAAGCATATAAACTTGGAGTACATCTAAAGACCAGACATAATGAGGTGGCTCCCAATCAGTTTGAGTTTGCGCCAATTTACGGTGAGGCTAATATTTCATCTGACCAAAATCTGATGATGATGATTATCATGAAGAACATCGCCGTAAAGCACAGACTTAAAGTGATTTTCCATGAGAAACCTTTTGACGGAGTTAACGGAAGCGGAAAGCATTGCAACTGGAGCATGATAACCGACACAGGCGTAAACCTTTTAAAACCAGGACGTACGCCGCGCACAAATTTGCAGTTCCTTTGCTTCTTCTCTGCCGTAATGCGCGGAGTATATGAACATAGCTACTTGTTAATGAGCACTGTAGCTTCTTTAAACAATATGTACCGCCTGGGCGGGAGCGAGGCACCTCCTGCGGTTATGAGCATTTTCATCGGTGAGACTTTGACAAAACTTGTGGAGAGCATAGAAAACCTTACAGATAAGAATCTTACATCAGTTACCGATAAAGAGGTTAAAGTGCGCAGCAAGCTTCACATTGTAAATCAGATTCCTGAAATTCTTCCGGACAACACTGACCGCAACAGAACATCCCCATTTGCCTTCACCGGTAATCGCTTTGAATTCAGGGCGGTAGGGTCTTCTGCAAATGTCGCCTCTTCAATTTTTGTTCTTAACACAATTGTCGCCGAGCAGTTTGTACGTTTTAAAGCGCTGGTAGATAAGAACATGGAGAGCGGCCTTTCCATGGACAAGGCGATGATGAAAGTAATCCGCCAGTTCTTGCTGGAATCCAAGAAGATACGTTTTGAAGGGAACGGCTATAGTGACGAGTGGCGCAAGGAGGCTGCAAAACGTGGTCTAAAAGACGTCAAAAATGTTCCGCAGGCCTTCAAAGAATTCATAGATAAGAAAAACGTGAAACTCTTTGAGGATATGGATATTATGACCGGCCGTGAGGCAATGGCAAGGTATGAGGTCCTAAATGAAATTTACGTCAAGAAGCTGCAGATAGAGGCGCGCGTGCTTGGAGATTTGGCGACAAATCATGTTATCCCGACAGCTATTACTTTTCAGAACTCTCTGATTGCCAATGTGAAAGGACTAAAAGATTTGTATCCTAAAGATTATGCTACAATGTGCGCAATGCAGCTAAGGCTAATCAGCAAAATTTCCGGTTACATCAACAACCTGCATGAGGATGTGCATCAGCTGATTGAGGCGCGCAAGGTTGCAAACAAGATAGAGGATATTCCGCAAAAGGCTAAGGCTTACTATGATACGGTGCTTCCGTATATGGCGTCCATTCGCCGCTATGCGGACAAGCTGGAGATGGTGATTGATGATGAGCTGTGGCCGCTGCCAAAATACAGGGAACTCCAATCATTCAGGTAA
- a CDS encoding pyridoxal phosphate-dependent aminotransferase gives MLTLSKKAIDLPASPIRKLVPYADAAKKRGVKVFHLNIGQPDIDSPKCVMDAIRNIHLNNLAYANSAGVESYRKGLAKYYNNLGIDVDFKDIIVTTSGSESVNFAISLVCNPGDEVVVMEPFYTNYRAFAVQNGVTLVPVPTRIEDGFKVPPMEDVEKYITPKTRAILICNPGNPTGTLYTQDALEKLAGIVKKHDLYLLSDEVYREFCYSDTPHFSCLQLKGIEQNTLLLDSVSKRYSMCGARIGCIVSKNKDIMAALLKFAQSRLCSPVVEQIAAEAALDTPKEYFAAVKAEYIHRRDVMIDMLNKIPGVFTPKPMGAFYTVASLPVDDAEKFAKWMLEEFNYNGETTMVAPAAGFYATPNTGTNQVRLAYVLKVEDIQHAIKCLEEGLKAYPGRTK, from the coding sequence ATGTTAACACTATCAAAAAAAGCAATAGATCTTCCTGCTTCCCCAATTAGAAAGCTGGTGCCATACGCAGATGCCGCTAAAAAAAGAGGCGTCAAAGTATTCCATCTAAACATCGGACAGCCAGATATTGACTCTCCTAAATGTGTGATGGATGCTATCAGAAACATCCATTTGAATAATTTGGCTTATGCTAATTCAGCGGGTGTTGAGTCCTACAGAAAAGGCTTGGCTAAGTATTACAACAATCTTGGAATTGACGTTGATTTTAAGGACATCATTGTTACTACTTCAGGCAGCGAGTCTGTAAATTTTGCGATTTCACTTGTATGCAACCCTGGAGATGAGGTAGTTGTAATGGAGCCTTTCTACACAAACTACAGAGCTTTTGCAGTTCAGAACGGAGTTACTCTAGTTCCGGTTCCTACAAGAATTGAGGACGGCTTTAAGGTTCCGCCTATGGAAGATGTTGAAAAATACATTACTCCAAAGACACGTGCAATTTTGATTTGCAACCCTGGCAACCCAACCGGTACTCTTTACACTCAGGATGCATTGGAGAAACTTGCCGGCATCGTAAAGAAACATGACCTGTATCTGCTTTCAGATGAGGTATATAGAGAGTTCTGCTATTCAGACACTCCTCACTTCTCTTGCCTGCAGTTAAAAGGCATTGAGCAGAATACCCTTCTATTGGATTCTGTTTCAAAGAGATACAGCATGTGCGGCGCACGTATCGGATGCATCGTATCAAAGAACAAGGACATCATGGCAGCTTTGTTGAAATTTGCACAGAGCCGCTTGTGCTCTCCTGTTGTTGAGCAGATTGCAGCTGAGGCAGCACTTGACACTCCAAAAGAGTACTTTGCTGCAGTAAAGGCAGAATACATCCATAGACGTGACGTCATGATAGATATGCTTAACAAAATCCCCGGAGTATTCACTCCAAAACCAATGGGAGCATTCTACACAGTTGCATCACTTCCTGTTGACGATGCAGAGAAATTTGCAAAGTGGATGCTAGAGGAATTCAACTACAACGGCGAAACCACAATGGTAGCCCCTGCAGCAGGATTCTATGCAACTCCTAACACCGGCACCAACCAAGTACGTCTAGCCTATGTCCTTAAAGTAGAGGACATTCAGCACGCTATCAAGTGCCTGGAGGAAGGCTTGAAGGCTTATCCGGGAAGAACAAAATAA
- the dacB gene encoding D-alanyl-D-alanine carboxypeptidase/D-alanyl-D-alanine-endopeptidase: protein MKKLLAALLAIVTISFSAVSAVAQKDDAYPSGHGYSPQRYVNEVLKKDATWQNAVAGVMAVDQNGKVLAKWNENLPLLTASTMKTVTTGLGLLYLGENYKFETKIAYSGSIKGGVLHGNLYIIGGGDPTLGSSDPVAYKIDSVFGVWTKAIKEAGINKIEGSIVGDDSFFEREQMPGSWCWDDLGTDYGSAPCGLAFGEDVQQIKIIPGKTVGAPARVVMGYPFTPGVKIINNVTTGPAKSGDRSGFYTSDIEPVGTFEGTVGIDRDTVKYGISNKYSYLTCGYAFHDYLVANGVSVPASVISIEEARKDDGDITPTLLTTTYSPELWKIVTVTNHISNNFYAETILKTIGKKMTGVGSYRSSLPCIHKLLKQYGVDDNGFTSADGCGLSRENYVSTAFFCRYYAMMEKQDVFQKFFESLPYPGVGTLEGVLDDIDPVVAARVHAKSGSLSSVKCYAGFVKGAGKTGLIRFAILVNNYSAPTRHMQKGLEGFMQSLAEAK, encoded by the coding sequence ATGAAAAAACTTTTAGCGGCCCTTTTGGCCATCGTAACCATCTCGTTCTCAGCGGTGTCAGCTGTTGCACAAAAAGATGACGCCTACCCTTCCGGTCACGGGTACTCCCCGCAAAGATATGTTAATGAAGTTCTTAAAAAGGATGCCACCTGGCAAAATGCAGTTGCCGGAGTAATGGCAGTTGATCAAAATGGCAAAGTTCTGGCAAAGTGGAATGAAAATCTTCCTTTGCTTACGGCTTCAACCATGAAGACTGTTACTACAGGACTTGGACTTTTGTATCTTGGTGAAAATTACAAGTTTGAAACAAAAATAGCTTACAGCGGCTCAATCAAAGGCGGCGTGCTTCACGGCAATCTTTACATTATCGGAGGCGGCGATCCTACGCTAGGTTCCTCAGACCCTGTAGCTTACAAAATTGATTCTGTATTCGGAGTTTGGACAAAGGCCATTAAAGAGGCCGGTATCAATAAGATAGAGGGAAGCATTGTTGGAGACGACAGCTTCTTTGAGAGAGAGCAGATGCCAGGTTCATGGTGCTGGGATGATCTTGGAACTGATTATGGCAGCGCACCTTGCGGCCTTGCATTTGGTGAAGACGTGCAGCAAATCAAAATAATCCCAGGCAAGACGGTTGGCGCACCTGCCAGAGTAGTAATGGGTTACCCATTTACGCCGGGAGTTAAAATTATTAATAATGTCACGACAGGTCCTGCAAAGAGCGGAGACAGAAGCGGATTCTATACATCTGACATAGAGCCGGTAGGAACATTTGAGGGAACCGTCGGAATAGACAGGGATACTGTAAAATACGGAATATCAAATAAATACTCATATTTGACTTGCGGCTATGCATTTCATGATTATCTTGTTGCTAACGGAGTTTCCGTTCCTGCCAGCGTAATTTCAATTGAGGAGGCCAGAAAGGATGACGGAGATATAACCCCAACACTTCTTACAACGACGTATTCCCCTGAGTTATGGAAGATTGTAACGGTTACAAATCATATCAGCAATAATTTTTATGCAGAGACTATTTTAAAGACCATCGGAAAAAAGATGACTGGAGTTGGAAGCTATCGTTCTTCTCTTCCTTGCATTCATAAATTGCTGAAGCAGTATGGTGTTGATGATAATGGATTTACAAGCGCTGACGGCTGCGGTTTGTCCAGAGAGAATTATGTTTCAACTGCTTTCTTCTGCAGATATTATGCAATGATGGAGAAGCAGGATGTGTTCCAGAAATTCTTTGAGAGTCTGCCATATCCGGGAGTTGGAACGTTGGAGGGTGTGCTTGATGATATTGACCCTGTAGTTGCGGCACGTGTGCATGCAAAGAGCGGAAGTCTTTCTAGCGTAAAATGTTATGCAGGTTTTGTAAAGGGCGCAGGCAAGACTGGCTTGATTAGATTTGCAATACTTGTAAACAATTATTCAGCTCCAACAAGACACATGCAGAAAGGCCTTGAGGGCTTCATGCAGTCCCTTGCAGAGGCCAAATAA
- the purD gene encoding phosphoribosylamine--glycine ligase, which translates to MNVLVLGGGGREHAIAWKIKQSKDCSKLFCMPGNPGTAQIATNIDGSPKDFESVKAAVQKNQIDIVVVGPEEPLVLGLRDKFVSDSALKNVLFVGPSASGARLEGSKEFAKEFMTRHNIPTAAFKSFSSATLQEADKFLESLKAPYVLKADGLAAGKGVLILDDLKQAKEELRNMMGGKFGAAGNTVVIEQFMKGIEASVFILTDGKDYLILPEAKDYKRIGEGDTGLNTGGMGAVSPVPFVTPEFMKKVEERIIKPTIKGIQEEKIDYKGFIFIGLINCGGDPYVIEYNVRMGDPETEAVMTRIDSDLLHHLIACAKGKLAGEKIEISPKRALTVVCVSKGYPQEYKKGIPMDGDDLFYNNTFSGPVKIFHSGTKEIQGAECAANGGNATNGGHATNGGHGCIATNGGRVLAITANTSAEDNCTGKPNSCCCSNTAGASEKDSAIAAINAGRTIVYKEIENIKYDGKYFRRDIGEDIIKFCREKK; encoded by the coding sequence ATGAACGTACTTGTACTGGGAGGCGGCGGCCGCGAACACGCAATTGCTTGGAAAATAAAGCAAAGCAAGGATTGCTCAAAACTTTTCTGCATGCCCGGGAATCCCGGAACTGCGCAGATTGCAACAAACATAGATGGCAGCCCCAAAGATTTTGAGAGCGTAAAAGCTGCAGTGCAAAAGAATCAAATTGATATTGTGGTAGTAGGACCGGAGGAGCCGCTGGTTTTGGGACTAAGAGACAAGTTTGTGTCTGACAGCGCTTTAAAGAACGTACTGTTTGTAGGGCCGTCGGCATCCGGGGCAAGGCTGGAAGGAAGCAAGGAGTTTGCAAAAGAGTTTATGACCAGACATAATATTCCAACGGCTGCATTTAAGAGTTTCAGTTCTGCAACATTGCAGGAGGCGGATAAGTTTCTGGAATCTCTTAAGGCTCCGTATGTCCTTAAGGCTGATGGACTTGCAGCGGGCAAAGGTGTTTTAATCCTGGATGATTTAAAGCAGGCCAAAGAGGAGCTGCGCAATATGATGGGGGGAAAATTTGGCGCTGCCGGCAACACGGTTGTTATTGAGCAATTTATGAAGGGGATAGAGGCTTCTGTTTTTATCCTGACGGATGGCAAAGATTATCTTATTCTGCCGGAAGCCAAAGATTATAAGAGGATTGGAGAGGGAGATACAGGACTTAACACAGGCGGCATGGGGGCGGTTTCACCTGTTCCTTTTGTGACTCCGGAGTTTATGAAAAAAGTTGAGGAGAGAATCATTAAGCCTACAATAAAAGGAATACAAGAGGAAAAGATTGATTACAAGGGATTTATCTTTATAGGCCTGATTAACTGCGGCGGAGACCCTTACGTAATTGAATACAATGTGAGAATGGGAGACCCTGAGACTGAGGCTGTTATGACAAGAATAGATTCTGACCTGCTGCACCATCTGATTGCTTGTGCAAAGGGAAAACTTGCAGGTGAGAAGATAGAAATCTCTCCAAAGAGAGCGCTTACAGTAGTCTGCGTATCAAAAGGTTATCCTCAGGAGTATAAAAAGGGGATTCCGATGGACGGTGATGATTTGTTCTACAATAATACCTTCAGCGGCCCCGTAAAAATCTTCCATTCAGGTACAAAGGAGATTCAGGGAGCTGAGTGCGCGGCAAATGGCGGCAATGCAACAAATGGCGGGCATGCAACAAATGGCGGGCATGGCTGCATTGCAACAAACGGCGGCCGCGTGCTGGCGATTACTGCAAATACCTCGGCAGAAGATAATTGTACAGGCAAACCAAACAGCTGCTGCTGCTCAAACACAGCTGGCGCATCTGAAAAGGACAGTGCAATTGCTGCAATAAATGCAGGGCGCACAATCGTTTACAAAGAGATAGAGAATATTAAATATGACGGAAAATATTTCCGCAGGGACATTGGAGAAGACATCATAAAATTCTGTCGGGAAAAAAAATAA
- a CDS encoding polysaccharide deacetylase family protein: MKINPPKFIKRMFPKFIWSLPNDRNEVYLTFDDGPRPEVTPWVLDQLDKYGAKATFFCLGKNVELFPELFQEIKNRGHAVGNHSYSHVKGWGMKTGDYVRDIDIAGDLIHSNLYRPPYARIGPNQARVLGERYNAILWTIISRDYNKRLSGKGCARNVVKYLEPGVIIVFHDSVKCAKNLWIALPLVLEEIKRKGLHSARIEL; this comes from the coding sequence ATGAAAATTAATCCTCCCAAATTCATAAAAAGGATGTTCCCAAAGTTCATTTGGAGTCTTCCAAATGACAGGAACGAGGTCTATCTTACTTTTGACGACGGCCCTCGTCCGGAGGTGACGCCTTGGGTACTTGACCAGCTGGACAAATACGGGGCCAAAGCGACTTTTTTTTGCCTTGGCAAAAACGTTGAGCTTTTCCCTGAGCTTTTCCAGGAGATTAAGAATAGGGGGCATGCTGTTGGAAATCACTCATATAGCCATGTAAAAGGCTGGGGCATGAAGACCGGGGATTATGTGCGCGATATTGATATTGCAGGGGATTTAATCCACTCAAATCTTTACCGTCCGCCTTACGCCCGCATCGGGCCAAACCAGGCGCGCGTCCTTGGAGAGCGCTATAACGCAATACTTTGGACAATTATCAGCAGAGATTACAATAAGCGTCTAAGCGGAAAAGGTTGTGCAAGAAATGTTGTAAAATATCTTGAGCCGGGCGTAATCATAGTATTCCATGATTCAGTGAAATGTGCTAAGAATCTGTGGATTGCGCTGCCTCTGGTATTGGAGGAGATAAAGCGCAAAGGACTTCACAGCGCACGCATAGAGTTGTAG